CCACAAAGTATGAAAAACGAACCGAGGAACAAATGCACAAAATAGCCGATAACCTTCAAAAAATAATTAAAGCAATCGGCGGCAGGGTCGCAATTTTCTTCCCTGCATATGAAGTTATGGAAGCCGTATTAAAACATCTCAAGCTAACTTATCCATACCTTACTGAAAGAAAAGATACTAAAATTGAAGAAGTCTTCAACCTTCTAAAAACGAATGAGAAGTGCGCCATACTTGGAGTCGCCCATGGGAAAATCAGCGAAGGAGTAGATATGACCCTTAATGGAAGAACAATGCTGTCAGGAGTTATTATCGTTGGCCTACCCTACCCGAAAAAGACAGAGCTTCAAAACGCTCTATTTAACTACTTCAAAGAAAAATTCGGAGAAAAAGCCTACGGATATGCTAATGAAGCACCCTGCATCATAGCCCTAGCACAGTCTGCAGGCAGACTGATAAGAAGCCCAGAAGACAAAGGAATCATAGTCATAATGGACAGCAGAACAACCGGCAAAATCAAACAAAAATTTCCCCAAGACTGGAAAAAAGAAATGAAATCATACCGCAAAATCGAGAAATTAGTTGCAAAAATTCAAGAGTTCCAAAATCAAGTTAAGGAGGGAACTCGAGAGCAGGCGAGTTCCCTCCTCCCATCCGGCTCGCTCTAGGGAACTGGGCTTAATCTAAAATTTTGTATCTAAAGATATAAAACTTTAGATAATTTTTCCAGGAAAGGGAGAGTTTCATTAGCACAAATTTGTCAAAAACCACATGGAAGTCAAAAATCAAACTTTATTTTTTTAGCGACGAAAACGTCGATAAGACATATATTTGTCGCACCCTACTGATACTAAGTTGCATGGCCGCTGGGTAGGCCAAGTTTCACGCGGAGGAAGATGGGGGAAACCTCATCTACCAAAGCGTAGGCCAAACTGTCACGATTATACCCCGTCCGGTCTTGCTCTGGGGAACTGGGCGCGAAACCCCGGAACGAGATCTACCCGGGTATAAGTGTGACAGGGCGGCTGGAGGAACCGGTCAACGACGAATGGATAAACGGGTAGAAAGTTGACGGGACCTCCTAGCTTGGACCCAGAAGCGGCCTGAAATTACTAAGTTTTGTTTCAGGTAATGAATTTGAATCCATCGGTAAAAATGCACCTAAAATGGGCTTAAAATTTCAGTATAAGAAATCCCAGTTTTTATCTCCTATTAATTGATTTTAAAACAAAAAATCCCGTTGTCATCTGAAATGAAGAGCTTATTAAAAATATTGGTTCAAACCCGAATTGACTCACTATTAGAATAGATATTACCGCAGCAATAGCCTCAGCCACATCATAAGCCGACTCGAATGCACCTAAAAATAAGCCTCTATTATCATCGCTTAAGTCCGCTGCCAATGCGAGAAGGGCTGGGCGTTGTAGAGCATAGGATAATCCAAAGAAAAAGTCTACAACATAAAGTTGCATCAAATTAATTACAAAAACATAGGATAAGGAACATATAGCTCCTATCATAATCCCAGTGAAGAAGATCTTCTTCTTTCCGTAAATGTCGACGAGCTTTCCTGCAGGTGTCTTAAAAATAGCTGCAACCGAACATAAAATTGCATATGATAAGCCAAAATCTATAATAGATGCTGAAAAACGGTTAACAACGAATATGGGATAAATTGGACCTAGCAAACCGACTCCTAAAGAGCTTAGAGTACTTAATGTAAGCATGAAGAGGATTGGTGACCTCCGCATATGCATTTCCTCCAATCGGAGAGATGATGCATATGCTGTTTAGGTCATCTGCTTCCATTCTCGAGTCGGCTTGCCTCCAGCAAAGCGGAATTTTTCAGAGTTTCAAATAAACCTTTCTGAGGAAAAAATGCGTCTCCTTTACAGGCGTCAGGGCTTTCAGGGGAAAATTGTTTAACAAAAAAGCCATGAGATTAAGGATGAAAAATAAGTTGGGCCCCTTGGATAGCCCAACCGGCTAGTGGCTGGTTAATTTCCTAGTTTTTATTAAGATAGATAGAATTACCCCGATGATGATAATCCAGAGAATCATGTCAGCGACTAAGTTCAATATGTTAACTCGCCAAGGAAAGTATTGTGGCGCTATTATAAGCCGAATAAGCCAAGCAAACGGGTATCCATAATGATATGCGCCTACTAGCAGGGGTGGCGTGTTGGAGATCAGACCTGTCAATAGGGTTACTATTACTCCGCCAGCGATCGCGAGAAGCAGAATCCTTACGTTCATTGAGTTTCACCTAATCTTCTTTATACCTTAAAATTCATTAAGATATGGTTTGCCAATCCACAATTACTGTTAAAAGGGTTAGGTGAATCCGTTTTCGTTCAGTTTGAGAAGAATACATGCGCTGTGATCTGGGCGTCTAGGATGGCGGGCGGCGTAGACGACGCGATTAGCCTCTGAAGCCAACTCGGGATTTAGGCAGCACTCTGGGCTTTTGGGATCTGGACTTCGAGATTGAATATGAAGGATGAATTTGGTTCGATAGCCAAGGGTTGTAGTGGCATATGGGATCTTGCGGTGATCCAAAGGTCCTACAGATTCGTGATTAACGACTAAAGCTGTGACCTGAAGTTTGTGACATAACTCCTCCACTCGTCCCATCCAAAGATTGATGGCAGCTGCTCTTCCGGGAAAATCTTGGGTTGCTATAAAACGCTCTTTTATAGGCGCCGTCACCGAATCGTAGATGACTAATCCAATGTCATAGCTTCTTACGAAGACGCCAATGG
The DNA window shown above is from Candidatus Bathyarchaeota archaeon and carries:
- a CDS encoding MFS transporter, with the protein product MRRSPILFMLTLSTLSSLGVGLLGPIYPIFVVNRFSASIIDFGLSYAILCSVAAIFKTPAGKLVDIYGKKKIFFTGIMIGAICSLSYVFVINLMQLYVVDFFFGLSYALQRPALLALAADLSDDNRGLFLGAFESAYDVAEAIAAVISILIVSQFGFEPIFLISSSFQMTTGFFVLKSINRR